From Butyricimonas paravirosa, one genomic window encodes:
- a CDS encoding TonB-dependent receptor, with the protein MRRDLLILFFILLSSALMADEHTNEAPSFKVQGIVTDEKGEGLPGASVWVKGTVVGAGTNAKGEFSFKLSSKNKCVLRVSFTGYEPQEREVTPGVDSLYRFVLAPSNNALNEVVITGTRTLKPLKDVPVLTRVISSEDIAQVNPLDLQSLLEYEMPGLQFGLAHGSGLPELKFQGSAGGYVLFMIDGERVAGEGSSNNIDYSLIDMDNVERIEIVKGPMSTLYGSQAMGGVVNIITKDANRPFTGNVSVRYGNNDESKYSLSLGTKQGRFSALTSLSYRKRDAYAVKDKEGQIEYSYYKDIYGRDSVVADTSEKGMSSVNGFEIWQANQKLSYTFNENFRISLNGTYYNNDVLEYVEQKEQDRFSNYSINPRVYYAINDSHILDFSYVFENYEKRYVYTTSLPSKKIFGDLTNTVRLNYTGYIHEKHTLTAGIEVNTQKLQHYWFDNGSGKKFDAQTYVLYLQEDYKVSDSFSVLAGVRSDCHSKYGFHASPKISLMYKYGVLTLRGGYGMGFRIPSLKELHSEYDMGGQGFFMIYGNEDLEPEISHQGTFSAEVTKGIFNGSVSGYYTRFFDEIALGLTSDGKDQQYYNADDATRTGVDVMAQFRFKNGLTLKGAYAYIDVHSEVDGYNMASDRPHSLTFTANYSKTFGKVALSAALNGRWMSSVETWYKNSAGGYVKNEYESRTFCSLNLGARFPRGFRFTAGIDNLFDFKDKNVTADQSVTPQRGIGFIGTLSVNIADLLKL; encoded by the coding sequence ATGAGGCGTGATTTGTTGATATTGTTTTTTATTCTTTTGTCGTCAGCATTGATGGCTGATGAGCATACCAATGAGGCTCCTTCTTTCAAAGTGCAGGGAATTGTTACCGATGAGAAGGGCGAGGGATTACCGGGAGCATCCGTGTGGGTAAAAGGAACGGTGGTCGGGGCCGGGACAAATGCTAAAGGGGAGTTTTCTTTTAAGTTATCATCGAAGAATAAATGTGTGTTACGGGTGAGTTTCACGGGATATGAACCACAAGAGCGGGAAGTGACTCCCGGGGTTGATAGTTTGTATCGTTTCGTGTTGGCACCGAGTAATAACGCGTTGAATGAGGTAGTGATCACGGGAACCCGTACGCTGAAACCGTTGAAGGATGTTCCGGTGCTTACCCGCGTGATTTCATCGGAAGATATAGCACAAGTGAATCCATTGGATTTGCAAAGTTTACTGGAATATGAAATGCCGGGTTTACAGTTCGGGCTGGCCCATGGTTCCGGATTGCCGGAATTGAAATTCCAAGGATCTGCCGGAGGATACGTGTTATTTATGATTGATGGAGAACGTGTTGCCGGAGAGGGGTCCAGTAATAATATTGATTATAGTTTGATTGATATGGATAATGTGGAACGTATTGAGATTGTCAAGGGACCGATGTCCACTCTTTACGGTTCTCAGGCAATGGGGGGAGTGGTGAATATTATTACGAAAGATGCGAATCGTCCTTTTACGGGGAACGTTTCTGTGCGTTATGGTAATAATGATGAGAGTAAATATTCCTTGTCTTTGGGGACTAAACAAGGACGTTTCTCTGCATTGACATCTCTTTCCTACCGTAAGCGAGATGCTTATGCCGTAAAAGATAAAGAAGGGCAAATCGAGTATTCGTATTATAAGGATATATATGGGAGAGATTCCGTGGTTGCGGATACTTCGGAGAAAGGGATGTCCAGTGTAAATGGATTCGAGATTTGGCAAGCGAATCAGAAGTTGAGTTACACGTTTAACGAGAATTTTCGGATCTCATTGAATGGGACATATTATAATAATGACGTGTTGGAGTACGTGGAGCAAAAAGAACAGGATCGCTTTTCCAATTACAGTATAAATCCTCGGGTTTATTACGCTATTAATGATTCTCATATACTGGATTTCTCGTATGTGTTTGAGAATTACGAAAAGCGTTACGTTTATACCACTTCATTGCCTTCTAAAAAGATTTTTGGAGATTTAACCAATACAGTTCGGTTGAATTATACCGGATATATCCATGAAAAACATACCTTGACGGCCGGGATAGAAGTGAATACGCAGAAATTGCAACATTATTGGTTTGATAATGGTTCGGGGAAGAAATTTGATGCCCAGACGTATGTTTTGTATTTGCAGGAAGATTATAAGGTGAGTGATTCGTTTAGCGTGTTGGCTGGGGTTCGTTCGGATTGTCATTCAAAATACGGTTTCCACGCCAGCCCGAAAATTTCGTTGATGTATAAATATGGTGTTTTGACGCTGCGCGGAGGCTACGGGATGGGATTTCGTATACCATCTTTGAAAGAATTGCATAGTGAATATGATATGGGCGGACAGGGATTTTTCATGATATACGGTAACGAAGATTTGGAGCCTGAGATCAGTCACCAGGGAACGTTTTCGGCCGAGGTGACGAAAGGAATTTTTAATGGTTCCGTCTCCGGTTATTATACGAGATTCTTTGACGAGATCGCTTTGGGCTTGACCTCGGACGGGAAAGATCAGCAATATTATAATGCAGATGATGCAACAAGAACGGGTGTTGACGTGATGGCGCAGTTCCGTTTTAAAAATGGTTTAACCCTAAAAGGTGCTTACGCTTATATTGATGTACATTCCGAAGTGGATGGGTATAATATGGCGAGTGATCGTCCGCATAGTTTGACTTTTACGGCAAATTATTCCAAAACGTTCGGGAAAGTTGCTTTGTCGGCAGCCTTGAACGGGCGGTGGATGTCTTCGGTGGAGACATGGTACAAGAATAGTGCGGGTGGTTACGTGAAAAATGAATATGAGAGCCGGACGTTCTGTTCCTTGAATCTCGGTGCCCGTTTCCCAAGAGGTTTCCGTTTCACGGCAGGTATTGATAACCTGTTTGATTTCAAGGATAAAAATGTGACAGCCGATCAATCGGTGACCCCGCAGAGGGGCATAGGTTTTATCGGGACGTTGTCGGTGAATATAGCAGATTTATTAAAATTATAA
- a CDS encoding HmuY family protein, which translates to MKKMNWFLVVIMLFGACFVACTDDDDNGGSWDGESVTVDCDPYDAWSYFSFKEGKTVKTLKVKSMEGAVTGVYYGDLSSNTLIKNTDSLLMVINEGVGDTVVISFPACEIGGMSGTETTGASFSLKAIAKKEGNVWNISSEKSVVTMEKDDETTTDYYMSINGTIGTTKDADFSLALYMNVKAMEDGGMQMNMGGTFAGESTGKTYGVDGDETSFDWDIAFHRYDIKTNGGAAVMLQTTDLESVTSASVTGESFTSDVDGEVMVDMSGMMSGFVGYQPTKINEVLAKWVTATPTGSMPPYSYEINGKVFVVKTAGGEYAKLRFTDMSDATGKNEAATFDYEFPLK; encoded by the coding sequence ATGAAAAAGATGAATTGGTTTCTTGTGGTTATCATGTTGTTCGGTGCGTGTTTTGTGGCTTGTACGGATGATGATGATAATGGTGGTTCTTGGGATGGAGAGTCCGTTACCGTAGATTGTGATCCATATGATGCTTGGTCATATTTTAGTTTCAAAGAGGGGAAGACGGTGAAAACGTTGAAAGTGAAGAGTATGGAAGGGGCTGTGACGGGAGTGTATTACGGAGATTTGAGTTCTAATACTCTTATAAAGAATACCGATTCTTTGTTGATGGTGATTAATGAAGGTGTCGGAGATACCGTGGTTATTTCCTTCCCGGCTTGTGAAATTGGTGGAATGAGTGGAACAGAAACAACGGGTGCTAGTTTTTCTTTAAAAGCCATTGCTAAGAAAGAGGGTAATGTATGGAATATCTCAAGTGAGAAGTCGGTTGTTACGATGGAAAAGGACGATGAAACCACGACGGATTATTATATGTCGATAAATGGAACAATCGGTACGACGAAAGATGCAGACTTTAGTCTTGCTTTGTATATGAATGTAAAGGCCATGGAAGATGGAGGTATGCAGATGAATATGGGAGGAACCTTTGCAGGGGAATCTACCGGAAAGACTTATGGCGTGGATGGTGATGAAACTTCTTTCGATTGGGATATTGCTTTCCATCGGTATGATATAAAAACGAATGGTGGGGCTGCCGTCATGTTACAGACCACGGATTTGGAAAGTGTTACTTCTGCCAGTGTTACCGGAGAAAGTTTCACTTCAGATGTGGATGGGGAAGTCATGGTGGATATGTCAGGAATGATGAGTGGTTTTGTTGGGTATCAACCCACGAAGATTAACGAAGTGCTGGCTAAATGGGTAACGGCAACTCCTACCGGATCAATGCCCCCGTATTCTTATGAAATTAATGGTAAAGTGTTTGTTGTGAAGACTGCCGGCGGCGAATATGCAAAATTGCGTTTCACGGATATGTCTGATGCCACGGGTAAGAATGAGGCTGCTACATTTGATTACGAGTTTCCTCTAAAATAA
- a CDS encoding helix-turn-helix domain-containing protein — protein sequence MELKEISKDIYDIDAWLDESLGKEGTPEREKNRERAWEEYNAQILLDARKNAGLTQQELADRIGANKGYISRIERGLTVPTVATLYKIASAMGLTIELRPI from the coding sequence ATGGAACTAAAGGAAATCAGTAAAGACATTTACGATATTGACGCATGGCTTGATGAAAGTCTTGGCAAGGAAGGTACTCCTGAACGAGAAAAAAACAGAGAGAGGGCATGGGAGGAATATAATGCCCAAATACTGCTTGATGCACGGAAAAATGCCGGATTAACGCAACAGGAACTTGCAGACCGTATCGGGGCAAATAAAGGATATATCTCACGAATCGAGCGTGGGCTTACTGTTCCTACAGTTGCAACATTATACAAAATAGCTTCTGCTATGGGGTTGACGATAGAACTTAGGCCTATTTAA
- a CDS encoding type II toxin-antitoxin system RelE/ParE family toxin — MMKKIIAYKRYFSDFILTLSQEERGKIKRALDLFKVEERMPRHYIKFIRDGLYEFRVSYGNNEFRIFFIYDGEVIVVLFNAFRKKTQKTPDSEIRKAIRLKEEYYGTKGNQ; from the coding sequence ATGATGAAAAAAATAATCGCATATAAGAGGTATTTTTCGGACTTCATTTTAACCTTATCGCAAGAAGAACGTGGGAAAATAAAACGTGCGTTAGATTTGTTTAAGGTGGAGGAGCGAATGCCAAGACATTATATTAAGTTCATTCGTGACGGGTTATATGAATTTCGTGTAAGTTATGGGAATAATGAATTTCGAATTTTCTTTATATATGATGGGGAAGTAATTGTTGTTTTGTTTAATGCGTTTAGAAAAAAGACACAGAAAACACCGGATAGTGAAATTAGGAAAGCGATAAGATTAAAGGAGGAATATTATGGAACTAAAGGAAATCAGTAA
- the leuS gene encoding leucine--tRNA ligase, whose translation MEYNFKEVEKKWQSYWQENKTYRVEVDPSKPKYYVLDMFPYPSGAGLHVGHPLGYIASDIYSRYKHLKGFNVLHPMGYDAYGLPAEQYAIQTGQHPAITTEKNIRRYREQMDKIGFSFDWDREIRTCDPEYYKWTQWTFIQMFNSFYCFDEQKAMPITELVKAFEAVGTQGLNVACGEEMDFTAEEWKNKSTKEQQEILLNYRLAYLADTMVNWCPQLGTVLANDEVKEGLSLRGGYPVVQKKMRQWSLRVSAYAQRLLDGLDNIDWSDSLKDIQRNWIGRSQGADVRFDVKDSDLKLEIFTTRPDTIFGVSFMVLAPESDYVKPLTTPEQADAVAEYLDYVSKRTERERQTEVKKVTGVFTGSYAINPFTNEAIPIWISEYVLSGYGTGAIMAVPGHDSRDYAFAKHFNLPIVPVVDDGEGHDMSEGSYDAKAGKMINSGIINGMEVKEAIAYIAGEVEKRGIGKSKINYRLRDAIFSRQRYWGEPFPVYYKDDLPYMLDESKLPLELPEVDKYLPTESGEPPLGRAKNWKTEDGYPLELNTMPGFAGSSAYFLRYMDPHNNKALVDHEICNYWKNVDLYLGGSEHATGHLIYARFWNMFLYDLGVACEEEPFKKLINQGMIQGRSNFVYRIQGTNTFVSVGLKDQYKTTEIHVDVNIVKNDVLDQDAFRAWMPEYANAEFILENGKYICGWAIEKMSKSMFNVVNPDTIIEEYGADTLRLYEMFLGPLEFSKPWDTQGIDGVYKFLRKFWRLFQVGEDFSVSDETPSREELKVLHKTIKKVEYDIENFSFNTSIPAFMICTNELTALKCNKRAILEPLVIALAPFAPHMAEELWSLLGHTQSITKESFPKWEEKFLVEDAFEYPVSFNGKVRFKLSMPLTATNADIEAAVKAAPESTKWLEGKEIKKMIIVPKKIVNIVIG comes from the coding sequence ATGGAATACAATTTCAAGGAAGTCGAAAAAAAGTGGCAAAGCTACTGGCAAGAAAACAAAACTTACCGGGTGGAAGTCGATCCTTCCAAGCCCAAATATTACGTGTTGGATATGTTTCCTTACCCATCCGGGGCAGGGTTACACGTGGGACACCCGCTAGGCTACATCGCTTCCGACATCTATTCCCGTTACAAACATCTGAAAGGATTCAATGTCCTGCATCCCATGGGATATGACGCGTATGGTCTGCCCGCGGAGCAATATGCCATCCAAACCGGACAACATCCGGCCATCACCACGGAGAAAAACATCCGTCGCTACCGGGAACAAATGGATAAAATCGGATTCTCCTTCGACTGGGACCGGGAAATCCGGACCTGCGATCCGGAATATTACAAATGGACCCAATGGACTTTTATCCAGATGTTCAACAGTTTCTATTGCTTTGACGAGCAAAAAGCCATGCCGATTACCGAACTGGTAAAAGCATTCGAGGCCGTCGGAACCCAAGGATTAAACGTCGCTTGCGGTGAGGAAATGGACTTTACCGCCGAGGAATGGAAAAACAAGAGTACGAAAGAACAACAAGAAATATTACTGAACTACCGTCTTGCCTACTTGGCTGACACCATGGTAAACTGGTGTCCCCAACTGGGAACCGTGCTGGCAAATGACGAGGTAAAGGAAGGATTATCTCTTCGCGGAGGTTATCCCGTGGTACAAAAGAAGATGCGTCAATGGTCATTGCGGGTTTCCGCCTATGCCCAAAGATTACTTGACGGGCTTGACAACATTGATTGGTCCGACTCCTTGAAAGACATCCAACGTAACTGGATTGGTCGTTCACAAGGAGCAGACGTGAGGTTCGACGTGAAAGACTCCGATCTGAAATTAGAGATTTTCACCACCCGTCCCGACACCATCTTCGGGGTTAGTTTCATGGTTTTAGCTCCCGAGTCAGACTATGTGAAACCGTTAACAACTCCCGAACAGGCTGATGCCGTTGCCGAATATTTGGATTACGTGTCCAAACGCACGGAACGGGAACGCCAGACCGAAGTGAAAAAGGTTACGGGAGTCTTCACCGGATCTTATGCCATCAACCCGTTCACCAACGAGGCTATACCCATCTGGATCAGTGAATACGTTCTTTCCGGCTACGGGACCGGAGCCATCATGGCTGTTCCGGGACACGATAGCCGTGACTACGCCTTCGCCAAACACTTCAACCTGCCCATCGTACCCGTTGTCGATGACGGGGAAGGACACGATATGTCGGAAGGCTCCTACGATGCAAAAGCAGGTAAAATGATCAATAGCGGTATTATCAACGGCATGGAAGTCAAAGAGGCTATCGCCTACATTGCCGGAGAAGTAGAAAAACGAGGCATCGGTAAAAGCAAAATCAATTACCGCCTGCGTGATGCCATCTTCAGCCGCCAACGTTACTGGGGAGAACCGTTCCCCGTGTACTACAAGGACGACCTTCCTTACATGCTGGACGAATCCAAACTTCCGCTGGAACTGCCGGAAGTCGATAAATACCTACCCACCGAGAGCGGGGAACCACCTCTCGGACGGGCTAAAAACTGGAAAACAGAAGACGGTTATCCATTAGAACTAAACACGATGCCCGGTTTCGCCGGTTCATCCGCTTATTTCTTACGCTACATGGACCCACACAATAATAAGGCATTAGTTGATCACGAGATATGCAACTATTGGAAAAACGTTGATCTTTACCTCGGTGGTTCTGAACACGCTACGGGGCACTTGATCTACGCCCGTTTCTGGAATATGTTCCTATATGACCTCGGTGTGGCTTGCGAGGAAGAACCCTTCAAAAAACTGATCAACCAAGGAATGATCCAAGGACGTTCAAACTTCGTGTACAGGATACAAGGCACAAACACATTTGTTTCCGTCGGCCTGAAAGATCAATATAAAACCACGGAAATCCACGTGGATGTCAACATCGTCAAGAACGACGTGCTGGATCAAGATGCTTTCCGGGCTTGGATGCCGGAGTACGCCAATGCCGAGTTTATCTTGGAGAACGGAAAATACATCTGTGGATGGGCCATTGAAAAGATGTCAAAATCCATGTTCAACGTGGTAAATCCCGACACGATCATCGAAGAATACGGGGCCGACACGTTACGCTTGTACGAGATGTTCCTCGGACCGCTGGAATTCAGCAAACCTTGGGACACGCAAGGGATCGACGGGGTGTACAAATTCTTACGCAAATTCTGGCGCCTATTCCAAGTCGGTGAAGACTTCAGCGTAAGCGACGAAACACCTTCCAGAGAAGAGTTAAAAGTGCTGCACAAAACCATCAAGAAAGTGGAATACGATATCGAGAACTTCTCGTTCAACACGTCCATTCCGGCATTCATGATTTGCACGAACGAATTGACCGCCTTGAAATGTAACAAACGAGCTATCCTAGAACCTCTCGTGATCGCTCTCGCTCCTTTTGCCCCACACATGGCAGAAGAACTATGGAGCTTGTTGGGACACACCCAAAGCATCACGAAAGAGTCTTTCCCCAAATGGGAAGAAAAATTCCTAGTGGAGGACGCTTTTGAATACCCGGTATCTTTCAACGGCAAAGTTCGTTTCAAATTATCCATGCCTTTGACGGCAACTAACGCTGATATTGAGGCCGCAGTCAAAGCTGCACCAGAATCAACGAAATGGCTAGAAGGAAAAGAGATCAAAAAGATGATCATTGTCCCGAAGAAAATCGTGAACATCGTTATCGGATAA
- a CDS encoding YbaN family protein, whose amino-acid sequence MKRTIYIIIGCISVVLGIIGIFVPGLPTTPFLLLSSWLFYNSSKRLHDALHRSKWLGPYLRRFQERKGVGWKTKAVSIVCMWTMISISAFVVFENWHVRLLLLGLGVIGTCSVLFIVPNAKREREDSRDNNI is encoded by the coding sequence ATGAAGAGAACGATATATATCATCATCGGTTGTATTTCCGTGGTTTTGGGGATTATAGGCATTTTTGTTCCTGGGTTGCCGACTACACCCTTTTTGTTGTTGAGTTCGTGGTTGTTCTATAATAGTTCGAAACGATTACATGATGCTTTACACCGTTCGAAATGGTTGGGACCTTACCTAAGACGTTTTCAGGAACGTAAAGGTGTCGGGTGGAAGACAAAAGCGGTGTCGATCGTGTGTATGTGGACGATGATTTCTATTTCGGCTTTCGTGGTTTTCGAGAACTGGCATGTGCGTTTGCTGCTTTTGGGTTTAGGGGTGATTGGGACGTGTAGCGTGTTGTTTATCGTTCCTAATGCTAAAAGAGAGAGAGAAGATTCAAGAGATAATAATATATAA
- a CDS encoding tRNA-dihydrouridine synthase family protein — MKKYKIHFAPVQGLTDWTLRNLHAKFFGGVDAYYTPFIRVEKEDSFRSRDMKDCDPELNSVELLVPQVLGGEPAELDVCLQMLEGRGYKQVDINMGCPFTMISRRGKGAGLLPHPERVEALMEVVKDFPEIQCSVKMRLGWEDPGECLKLLPLLNAAPLAAIFLHARVGVQEYKGETDKEAFEAFYKGCEHPLYYNGDILTLEDIQAVTERFPRLEGVMIGRGLLANPALAQEYVEDKMLAGEERLRRFKAFHAELLAAYAERLQGDHQLLMKMKTFWEYFMPSTDRKVLKKIHKSNKLTQYNEAVVKAFMPGEEEE, encoded by the coding sequence ATGAAAAAGTATAAGATACATTTTGCCCCGGTACAGGGGCTTACCGATTGGACGCTCCGGAATCTGCATGCGAAGTTTTTCGGGGGAGTGGATGCTTACTACACGCCGTTTATCCGGGTGGAGAAAGAGGATTCGTTTCGTTCAAGGGATATGAAGGATTGTGATCCGGAGTTAAATAGCGTGGAGTTACTGGTACCCCAAGTGTTGGGTGGAGAGCCTGCGGAGTTGGATGTTTGCTTGCAGATGTTGGAAGGACGGGGATACAAGCAGGTGGATATTAACATGGGATGTCCGTTCACGATGATTTCCCGACGGGGAAAGGGAGCCGGATTGTTACCTCACCCGGAGAGGGTGGAGGCTTTGATGGAGGTGGTGAAGGATTTTCCGGAGATACAATGTTCCGTGAAGATGCGGTTAGGATGGGAAGATCCGGGGGAATGTTTGAAATTATTGCCTTTGTTGAATGCGGCCCCGTTGGCAGCTATATTTCTCCATGCCCGGGTTGGAGTGCAGGAATACAAGGGGGAGACGGACAAGGAGGCTTTCGAGGCGTTCTACAAGGGGTGTGAACATCCGTTGTATTATAACGGGGACATTTTGACCTTGGAGGATATTCAAGCCGTGACGGAGCGTTTCCCTCGTTTAGAGGGAGTGATGATCGGGAGAGGTTTGTTGGCGAACCCGGCCTTGGCACAAGAGTACGTGGAAGATAAGATGCTTGCCGGGGAGGAACGATTAAGGAGGTTCAAGGCGTTTCATGCCGAATTACTTGCGGCTTATGCCGAACGATTGCAGGGGGATCATCAGTTGTTGATGAAAATGAAAACGTTCTGGGAGTATTTTATGCCTTCGACAGACCGTAAGGTTTTAAAGAAAATACACAAGAGCAATAAGTTGACGCAGTATAACGAGGCGGTGGTAAAGGCTTTTATGCCGGGTGAAGAGGAAGAGTAA
- a CDS encoding ATP-binding protein: protein MIFESQNIEFKESWRDEYLKWICGFANAQGGRLYIGMCDNGEVCGVENVKKLMEDIPNKVRDTLGILVDVNLKEKGGKEYLEVITDAYPYPISYKGQYHVRSGSTKQELKGVALDQFLLRRQGRTWDSVSLPFLKLEDLDKVTIDLFRKYAQRSGRMEEGALQDNNQYLLEKLRLFEGEYLKRAAVLLFHPDPEKYITGAFIKIGYFRNDADLIYQDEVHGNLFQQVSVLMDLLTTKYLKALIRYEDIQRVEELPIPRGALREAILNAIVHKDYVSATPIQISVYDDKLMIWNCGVLPENWSIETLLSKHGSRPYNPDVANVFFRAGEIEAWGRGIERIVSVCREAGSKEPEFRYDGTGLWTIFEFKKTTQETTQETTQETTQEKFLKRTELQDEIIHYLQAHPYATRKELTDSIPNATENGVKYNLSRLQEIGILRRVGSTRYGHWEVMAGKK, encoded by the coding sequence ATGATTTTTGAATCTCAAAATATAGAATTTAAAGAAAGTTGGCGGGATGAATATCTGAAATGGATATGTGGATTCGCTAATGCACAAGGTGGTAGGCTCTATATTGGAATGTGTGATAATGGTGAAGTTTGTGGCGTCGAGAATGTTAAAAAGTTGATGGAAGATATCCCCAATAAAGTGCGTGATACATTAGGTATTCTCGTGGACGTGAATTTGAAAGAAAAAGGAGGGAAAGAATATCTTGAGGTTATAACAGATGCTTACCCGTATCCGATTAGCTATAAGGGACAATATCATGTGCGAAGTGGTAGTACAAAACAGGAATTGAAGGGTGTTGCTTTAGATCAATTTTTACTCCGTCGGCAAGGGCGAACTTGGGATAGTGTATCATTACCTTTTTTGAAATTAGAAGATTTGGATAAGGTTACGATAGATTTATTTCGTAAGTATGCACAGAGAAGTGGACGCATGGAAGAGGGCGCTTTACAAGATAATAATCAATATTTGCTAGAAAAACTTCGTTTATTTGAGGGAGAATATTTGAAGAGAGCTGCGGTTCTTTTGTTTCATCCGGATCCGGAAAAATATATTACAGGAGCTTTTATCAAAATAGGTTATTTTAGGAATGATGCTGATCTAATCTATCAAGATGAAGTCCATGGTAATTTATTTCAACAAGTTAGTGTGTTGATGGATTTGTTGACCACTAAATATTTGAAGGCATTGATTCGTTATGAAGATATTCAACGTGTAGAAGAGTTGCCTATCCCTCGTGGGGCTTTGCGTGAGGCGATTCTGAATGCCATTGTCCATAAAGATTATGTTTCAGCGACACCCATTCAGATTAGCGTGTACGATGATAAATTGATGATATGGAATTGTGGTGTATTGCCGGAGAATTGGTCTATAGAGACATTGTTGAGTAAGCATGGTAGCCGTCCATACAATCCTGATGTTGCCAATGTGTTTTTTCGGGCTGGAGAGATTGAGGCATGGGGACGCGGAATAGAACGAATTGTATCAGTTTGTAGGGAGGCTGGAAGTAAAGAACCAGAGTTTCGTTATGATGGTACTGGGTTATGGACGATTTTTGAATTTAAAAAGACTACCCAAGAGACTACCCAAGAGACTACCCAAGAAACTACCCAAGAAAAGTTTCTTAAAAGAACAGAACTTCAAGATGAGATTATCCATTATTTGCAAGCTCATCCCTACGCAACGCGTAAAGAGTTGACAGATAGTATACCAAATGCAACAGAAAATGGTGTAAAATATAATCTATCTCGTTTACAAGAGATTGGGATTTTGAGACGGGTAGGAAGTACTAGATATGGTCATTGGGAAGTAATGGCAGGTAAGAAATAA
- a CDS encoding TlpA family protein disulfide reductase has translation MKHLTFILLLAMTYSLAKAQQDDRGYIVKVGEKAPNIELLFPDGTKKQLKDLKGKVIMIQFTASWCGVCRKEMPFIEKDIWLKYKNNPEFALFGIDFKESKETTEKFAKDIKITYPLLLDPEGKAFYTYAAQGAGVTRNIIIDKKGNIAFLTRLYDPKEFEEMVKVIDKLLKEK, from the coding sequence ATGAAACATCTGACATTTATACTATTACTAGCCATGACCTATTCGCTGGCAAAGGCCCAGCAAGACGACAGGGGGTATATCGTGAAAGTAGGCGAGAAAGCCCCGAACATCGAGTTATTGTTTCCCGACGGAACCAAGAAACAACTAAAAGACCTAAAAGGAAAAGTTATCATGATACAATTCACCGCCAGTTGGTGCGGTGTATGCCGCAAGGAAATGCCTTTTATCGAAAAAGACATCTGGTTGAAATACAAGAACAACCCAGAGTTTGCACTCTTCGGTATCGACTTCAAAGAGAGCAAAGAAACCACCGAAAAGTTCGCCAAGGACATCAAGATCACCTATCCCCTACTCCTTGACCCGGAAGGCAAAGCATTCTACACCTACGCCGCGCAGGGAGCCGGAGTCACCCGTAACATCATCATCGATAAGAAAGGTAACATCGCCTTCCTCACCCGTCTCTACGACCCGAAAGAATTCGAGGAAATGGTGAAAGTCATTGATAAACTTTTAAAAGAGAAATAA